The following proteins are encoded in a genomic region of Actinomadura sp. NAK00032:
- a CDS encoding PH domain-containing protein translates to MNVRLHPLTFVVGAVRELLALLAAGATGLLVGGLSTAFYFTLVGLLLGLAFHVADWVTFTYVLHDDRIELRRTLIGRSVKSIPRDRIRGVDISANLPHRLLGLAIVHIDAGADGGEGELNAVSRQEADRLRRVLLARDAEAPPRRVLARMRRRWYVYAPLSGAYLLTPFAVAGSLLGTLYNLGDDLGLITRERVESVGHDVVGLPTALVLVLVILVLVLMPVMSVLAFTLFNWDFTVHERDGSIVAERGLATRRSVSLERRRLRGVELTDNPFERLAGVTRLGALITGLGDAAHRGRLLPAAPRAVAETLAARVVGAVPGPLTAHPPAARGRRVVRAAAPPAGVAVLAVLAGQPWVAYLCAGLAVLAVPLGLDRYRQLGHASDGERLTVRSGSLRRRQVVVEHGAVIGWRVRRTLFQRRLGLATLFAAVGAGDGGYSSTDMREADAVALAAAITPEWVTPFLAAPPAAAPATRGAAPRT, encoded by the coding sequence GTGAACGTGCGGCTGCATCCGCTCACCTTCGTCGTCGGAGCCGTCCGCGAACTCCTCGCGCTGCTCGCCGCCGGCGCGACGGGCCTGCTCGTCGGCGGCCTGTCCACGGCGTTCTACTTCACGCTGGTCGGGCTGCTGCTCGGCCTGGCCTTCCACGTCGCCGACTGGGTGACGTTCACCTACGTCCTGCACGACGACCGGATCGAACTGCGCCGCACGCTGATCGGGCGGTCGGTCAAGAGCATCCCCCGCGACCGCATCCGCGGCGTCGACATCAGCGCGAACCTGCCGCACCGTCTGCTCGGCCTGGCCATCGTCCACATCGACGCCGGGGCCGACGGCGGCGAGGGCGAGCTCAACGCGGTCTCCCGCCAGGAGGCGGACCGGCTCCGCCGCGTCCTGCTGGCCCGCGACGCCGAGGCCCCGCCGCGCCGCGTCCTGGCCCGGATGCGGCGCCGCTGGTACGTGTACGCCCCGCTCAGCGGCGCCTACCTGCTGACCCCGTTCGCGGTGGCGGGCAGCCTCCTCGGCACTCTCTACAACCTCGGGGACGACCTCGGCCTCATCACCCGGGAGCGGGTGGAGAGCGTCGGGCACGACGTGGTCGGCCTGCCCACCGCGCTCGTGCTCGTGCTGGTCATCCTCGTGCTGGTCCTCATGCCGGTGATGTCGGTGCTCGCGTTCACCCTCTTCAACTGGGACTTCACCGTCCACGAGCGGGACGGCTCCATCGTGGCCGAGCGCGGCCTGGCGACCCGCCGCAGCGTCTCCCTCGAACGCCGCCGGCTGCGCGGCGTGGAGCTGACCGACAACCCGTTCGAGCGGCTCGCCGGGGTGACCCGGCTCGGCGCCCTCATCACCGGCCTCGGCGACGCCGCGCACCGGGGGCGGCTGCTGCCCGCGGCGCCGCGCGCGGTCGCCGAGACGCTCGCCGCCCGGGTCGTCGGCGCCGTCCCCGGGCCGCTGACCGCCCACCCGCCGGCCGCCCGGGGCCGCCGCGTCGTCCGCGCCGCCGCGCCGCCGGCGGGGGTCGCCGTCCTCGCCGTGCTGGCGGGGCAGCCGTGGGTCGCCTACCTGTGCGCCGGGCTGGCCGTCCTCGCGGTGCCCCTCGGCCTGGACCGCTACCGCCAGCTCGGCCACGCCAGCGACGGCGAGCGCCTCACCGTCCGGTCGGGCTCGCTGCGGCGCCGCCAGGTCGTCGTCGAGCACGGGGCCGTGATCGGGTGGCGCGTCCGCCGCACCCTGTTCCAGCGGCGGCTCGGCCTCGCCACGCTCTTCGCCGCCGTCGGCGCGGGCGACGGCGGCTACTCCTCGACGGACATGCGGGAGGCGGACGCCGTGGCCCTGGCCGCCGCGATCACCCCCGAGTGGGTGACCCCGTTCCTGGCCGCGCCGCCCGCCGCCGCGCCGGCTACTCGGGGCGCCGCGCCCCGAACATGA
- a CDS encoding PH domain-containing protein, which produces MTTVRRGHHSDGGGPHPPRLRPPEHRVSPRAIAHWAIESLLLWGLAFGLALGVAAWAGDSGWDGMPGWLSGRVGWLPYLIGAAGLLMVTVAPVWRYRVHRWEVSADVVYTRTGWFSREWLLVPVGRIQTVDSKQGWLERLLGLATIEVNTASHTGSSEVSGLPVAVATRLAEDLAHRAHDLRDDAT; this is translated from the coding sequence GTGACGACGGTCCGGCGCGGTCACCACTCGGACGGCGGGGGCCCGCACCCGCCGCGCTTGCGGCCGCCCGAGCACCGGGTCTCGCCCCGCGCCATCGCGCACTGGGCCATCGAGTCCCTGCTGCTGTGGGGGCTGGCGTTCGGCCTCGCCCTCGGCGTGGCCGCCTGGGCCGGCGACTCCGGCTGGGACGGGATGCCCGGCTGGCTGTCCGGCCGCGTCGGCTGGCTGCCCTACCTCATCGGAGCCGCCGGGCTGCTGATGGTGACCGTCGCCCCCGTCTGGCGCTACCGCGTCCACCGCTGGGAGGTCAGCGCCGACGTCGTCTACACCCGCACGGGCTGGTTCAGCCGCGAGTGGCTGCTCGTGCCGGTCGGGCGCATCCAGACCGTCGACAGCAAGCAGGGGTGGCTCGAACGGCTGCTGGGGCTCGCCACCATCGAGGTCAACACGGCCTCGCACACCGGCTCGTCCGAGGTGTCCGGGCTGCCGGTGGCCGTGGCGACCCGCCTCGCCGAGGACCTCGCGCACCGCGCGCACGACCTCCGCGACGACGCGACGTGA
- a CDS encoding ATP-binding cassette domain-containing protein has product MTYAIQAEGLEKRFGETRALAGVSLTAEAGTVLGVLGPNGAGKTTMTRILATLIEPTGGTARVGGFDVLRDAHKVRQLIGLTGQYAGVDEMLTGTENLILIGRLLGIPRRAARARAAELLERFQLTDAAERAAKTYSGGMRRRLDLAASLVGDPQILFLDEPTTGLDPRSRNGLWDIVRGLTDDGVTVLLTTQYLEEADQLADDIIVIDRGQVIAHGTSDMLKSQVGGQVLEVRPVQAADGDRVAAIVGELAEAVPEVRDGLISAPITDPQLMPAVVRRLDDAGVAVGELSLRKSSLDEVFFALTGHHTDDIDAEADRLAQSADKESASA; this is encoded by the coding sequence ATGACCTACGCGATCCAGGCAGAGGGCCTGGAGAAGCGGTTCGGCGAGACCCGGGCGCTGGCCGGCGTCTCGCTCACCGCGGAGGCGGGGACGGTCCTCGGGGTGCTGGGGCCGAACGGCGCCGGCAAGACGACGATGACCCGCATCCTCGCCACGCTCATCGAGCCGACCGGCGGCACCGCCCGGGTCGGCGGGTTCGACGTGCTGCGGGACGCGCACAAGGTGCGCCAGCTCATCGGCCTGACCGGCCAGTACGCCGGGGTCGACGAGATGCTCACCGGCACCGAGAACCTGATCCTGATCGGGCGGCTGCTCGGCATCCCGCGCAGGGCCGCCCGGGCGCGGGCCGCCGAACTGCTGGAGCGGTTCCAGCTCACCGACGCCGCCGAGCGCGCGGCGAAGACCTACTCGGGCGGGATGCGGCGCCGCCTCGACCTGGCGGCGAGCCTGGTCGGCGACCCGCAGATCCTGTTCCTGGACGAGCCGACCACGGGCCTCGACCCGCGCAGCCGCAACGGCCTGTGGGACATCGTGCGCGGCCTCACCGACGACGGCGTCACCGTGCTGCTGACCACCCAGTACCTGGAGGAGGCCGACCAGCTCGCCGACGACATCATCGTCATCGACCGCGGCCAGGTCATCGCGCACGGCACGTCCGACATGCTGAAGTCGCAGGTCGGCGGCCAGGTCCTGGAGGTGCGCCCGGTCCAGGCGGCCGACGGCGACCGGGTCGCGGCGATCGTCGGGGAGCTGGCCGAGGCCGTCCCCGAGGTGCGCGACGGCCTGATCAGCGCGCCGATCACCGACCCGCAGCTGATGCCCGCGGTGGTCCGCCGCCTCGACGACGCCGGCGTCGCCGTCGGCGAGCTGTCGCTGCGCAAGTCCAGCCTGGACGAGGTGTTCTTCGCCCTCACCGGCCACCACACCGACGACATCGACGCCGAGGCCGACCGGCTCGCGCAGTCGGCCGACAAGGAGAGTGCGTCCGCATGA
- a CDS encoding ABC transporter permease, which produces MTTASLAPRDLTKRVAPATALRNTATLAWRNLVQIKHNPMELLDLSIQPIMFVLLFAYVFGPAMAGSVEAYLPVVIPGIIAQNALFAGMSTGFGLNTDITKGVFDRFRSLPIARSAPLVGRIIADTAKQAWSMLILLLVGFAIGFRIETNVIALVAAFLLLLAFAVLFSWTSVYIAMKVNEPEKVQIFGFVVIFPLSFLSTAFIPNTEGIPGPVAFVMDNSPVTQLVQAMRGLLVGGPVLEHALIALAWGAAISVVFAPLSLRAFKRRA; this is translated from the coding sequence ATGACCACTGCGTCACTCGCGCCGCGGGACCTGACCAAGCGGGTCGCGCCGGCCACGGCCCTGCGCAACACCGCGACCCTGGCCTGGCGCAACCTGGTCCAGATCAAGCACAACCCGATGGAGCTGCTGGACCTGTCCATCCAGCCCATCATGTTCGTGCTGCTGTTCGCCTACGTGTTCGGCCCGGCGATGGCCGGCAGCGTCGAGGCGTACCTGCCGGTCGTGATCCCCGGCATCATCGCGCAGAACGCGCTGTTCGCCGGGATGAGCACCGGTTTCGGGCTGAACACCGACATCACCAAGGGGGTGTTCGACCGGTTCCGGAGCCTGCCGATCGCGCGCAGCGCCCCGCTGGTCGGGCGGATCATCGCCGACACCGCCAAGCAGGCGTGGTCGATGCTGATCCTGCTGCTGGTCGGCTTCGCCATCGGCTTCCGCATCGAGACGAACGTGATCGCGCTGGTCGCCGCGTTCCTGCTGCTGCTGGCGTTCGCGGTGCTGTTCTCCTGGACGTCGGTCTACATCGCGATGAAGGTGAACGAGCCGGAGAAGGTGCAGATCTTCGGGTTCGTGGTGATCTTCCCGCTGAGCTTCCTCAGCACCGCGTTCATCCCGAACACCGAGGGCATCCCCGGCCCGGTGGCCTTCGTCATGGACAACAGCCCGGTGACGCAGCTCGTGCAGGCCATGCGCGGGCTGCTGGTCGGCGGCCCCGTCCTCGAACACGCCCTGATCGCCCTGGCCTGGGGTGCCGCGATCTCCGTGGTCTTCGCTCCGCTGTCGCTCCGCGCGTTCAAGCGGCGGGCCTGA
- a CDS encoding BTAD domain-containing putative transcriptional regulator: protein MRIGILGPLQVLADGGAPVPVGGARLRALLTLLATEPGAAVPTERIIDALWEDAVPAGAPNALQSLVSRLRAAIGRDAVESPPGAYRLAVPPESVDAHEFEARVRAARRAADPAGRSAGLRAALALWRGPALAGAAGLRFADAPTARLDALRRAALEERLDADLALGRHAEAIPELQALAADDPLREPVTALLMRALYAAGRQADALARYQEARRALGEGLGVDPSPELEAVHLAVLRQDPSLLPETAPAPPPVPAAREGGLPARLTSFIGRTADLGRVDGLLARARLVTLTGPGGSGKTRLALEAAERVADRAPDGVRLISLAPVTDPAEVPAAAATALGLREMAPIGAPAPAPDPVGRLVCALSARRLLLVLDNCEHVLDAAARLAGTVLEHCPGVRILATSREPLGITGETLWPVEPLEAPPPDAGPDEAAGSAAVRLFADRAAAVSPGFAVTAATAGPVVRICRALDGMPLAIELAAARLRAMTPGQVADRLDDRFRLLAAGSRTAMPRHRTLRGVVEWSWDLLDGPERTLWRRLAVFPGGATVASAEAVCAGPGLDRGDVLDVLTALVDKSLLAVAGPEPRYRMLETIRAYSLERLAESGEEAAVRRAHAEYFTGLAEEAEPHLYRAGQLPWLRRLTAESGNTSAALRWTISAGDAPLALRLCAALGWYWFLHGRLADAAAELEEILALPGVPEDRTTARALALGALASLDEQRGGDRVPGWLARARRICGGLDRASLHPVLRLMLETGQLYVVGWDDVPSLGNDVLLTDPDPWVRGIGHFVRGQIAHNFGRVGGIEDDFAKALAAFRECGDRWGLSFTLTAQAEILGRGGDHSGAAALYEEALRLDAELGGGTAGLQHVRIKLANELDLMGERDRAVALLHAAMRDPGAVRGLEETAALHYRLGEIARRSGDTAEALRRLEHADALTEDLPGAPHFRAMVLCARAQLDMALDSMDEGTARLDEALRNAVQAQDYPIVSHVLAGQAERARLLGDPVRAAELLGTADALRGTRDLSLADALDIEAATRADLGGEAFTAAYDRGRTRTFQDVLRDFAL from the coding sequence GTGCGAATCGGGATCCTGGGGCCGCTGCAGGTGCTCGCGGACGGCGGCGCGCCGGTGCCGGTCGGGGGCGCCCGGCTGCGCGCGCTGCTGACGCTGCTCGCGACCGAGCCCGGCGCGGCCGTCCCCACCGAGCGGATCATCGACGCGCTCTGGGAGGACGCGGTCCCGGCCGGCGCGCCGAACGCGCTGCAGTCCCTGGTGTCGCGGCTGCGCGCCGCGATCGGGCGGGACGCGGTCGAGTCGCCGCCCGGCGCGTACCGGCTCGCCGTGCCGCCCGAGTCCGTCGACGCGCACGAGTTCGAGGCGCGGGTGCGCGCCGCCCGCCGCGCCGCCGATCCGGCCGGCCGGTCGGCCGGGCTCCGCGCGGCGCTGGCCCTGTGGCGGGGGCCCGCGCTCGCGGGCGCCGCCGGGCTCCGGTTCGCGGACGCGCCCACGGCCCGCCTGGACGCGCTGCGCCGCGCCGCGCTGGAGGAGCGGCTGGACGCCGACCTCGCCCTCGGCCGCCACGCCGAGGCGATCCCCGAGCTGCAGGCGCTGGCGGCGGACGACCCGCTCCGCGAGCCGGTGACCGCCCTGCTGATGCGCGCCCTCTACGCCGCCGGGCGCCAGGCCGACGCGCTCGCCCGCTACCAGGAGGCCAGGCGCGCCCTGGGGGAGGGGCTCGGCGTCGACCCGTCCCCCGAGCTGGAGGCCGTCCACCTGGCGGTGCTCCGGCAGGACCCGTCCCTGCTTCCGGAGACCGCCCCGGCGCCGCCGCCCGTGCCCGCCGCGCGCGAGGGAGGGCTGCCCGCCCGGCTGACGAGCTTCATCGGCCGCACCGCCGACCTCGGACGGGTGGACGGTCTGCTGGCGCGGGCGCGGCTCGTCACGCTGACCGGGCCCGGCGGGTCCGGCAAGACCCGCCTCGCGCTGGAGGCCGCCGAGCGGGTCGCGGACCGCGCGCCCGACGGCGTCCGGCTCATCTCGCTGGCCCCGGTGACCGACCCGGCCGAGGTCCCGGCCGCCGCCGCCACCGCGCTCGGGCTCCGCGAGATGGCGCCGATCGGCGCGCCCGCGCCGGCCCCGGACCCGGTCGGCCGGCTCGTCTGCGCGCTGTCGGCGCGGCGGCTCCTGCTGGTCCTGGACAACTGCGAGCACGTCCTGGACGCCGCCGCGCGGCTCGCCGGGACCGTCCTGGAGCACTGCCCCGGCGTGCGGATCCTCGCGACGAGCCGGGAACCGCTCGGCATCACCGGCGAGACGCTCTGGCCGGTCGAGCCGCTGGAGGCGCCGCCGCCGGACGCGGGCCCCGACGAGGCCGCCGGGTCCGCGGCCGTCCGGCTGTTCGCCGACCGCGCCGCGGCCGTCTCGCCCGGCTTCGCGGTCACCGCCGCCACCGCCGGGCCGGTCGTGCGGATCTGCCGGGCCCTGGACGGGATGCCGCTGGCGATCGAGCTGGCCGCCGCGCGGCTGCGCGCGATGACGCCCGGGCAGGTCGCCGACCGGCTGGACGACCGGTTCCGGCTGCTCGCCGCGGGCAGCCGCACCGCCATGCCGCGGCACCGGACGCTGCGCGGCGTCGTCGAGTGGAGCTGGGACCTGCTGGACGGGCCCGAGCGGACGCTGTGGCGCCGCCTCGCCGTCTTCCCCGGCGGCGCGACCGTGGCGAGCGCGGAGGCGGTGTGCGCGGGGCCCGGCCTCGACCGCGGCGACGTCCTGGACGTCCTCACCGCGCTGGTCGACAAGTCGCTGCTGGCCGTCGCCGGGCCCGAGCCCCGGTACCGGATGCTGGAGACGATCCGCGCCTACAGCCTCGAACGCCTCGCCGAGTCCGGCGAGGAGGCCGCGGTCCGGCGCGCGCACGCCGAGTACTTCACCGGGCTCGCCGAGGAGGCCGAGCCGCACCTGTACCGCGCCGGCCAGCTGCCGTGGCTGCGGCGCCTCACCGCCGAGTCCGGCAACACCTCCGCCGCGCTGCGCTGGACGATCTCCGCCGGGGACGCGCCGCTCGCCCTGCGGCTCTGCGCGGCGCTCGGCTGGTACTGGTTCCTGCACGGCCGGCTCGCCGACGCCGCCGCCGAGCTGGAGGAGATCCTGGCCCTGCCGGGCGTCCCGGAGGACCGGACGACCGCGCGTGCGCTCGCGCTCGGCGCCCTGGCGTCGCTGGACGAGCAGCGCGGCGGCGACCGCGTCCCGGGCTGGCTCGCCCGCGCCCGGCGCATCTGCGGCGGGCTCGACCGCGCGTCCCTGCACCCCGTGCTGCGGCTGATGCTGGAGACGGGCCAGCTGTACGTGGTCGGCTGGGACGACGTGCCGAGCCTGGGCAACGACGTCCTGCTGACCGATCCCGACCCGTGGGTGCGGGGCATCGGCCACTTCGTGCGCGGCCAGATCGCGCACAACTTCGGCCGGGTCGGCGGGATCGAGGACGACTTCGCCAAGGCGCTCGCCGCGTTCCGCGAGTGCGGCGACCGGTGGGGCCTGTCGTTCACGCTCACGGCGCAGGCGGAGATCCTCGGCCGCGGCGGCGACCACTCCGGCGCCGCCGCGCTGTACGAGGAGGCGCTGCGGCTGGACGCGGAGCTGGGCGGCGGCACCGCCGGGCTGCAGCACGTCCGCATCAAGCTGGCGAACGAGCTCGACCTGATGGGGGAGCGGGACCGGGCCGTCGCCCTGCTCCACGCCGCGATGCGCGATCCGGGCGCCGTGCGCGGGCTGGAGGAGACGGCCGCGCTCCACTACCGGCTCGGGGAGATCGCCCGCCGCTCCGGCGACACGGCCGAGGCCCTGCGCCGCCTGGAGCATGCCGACGCCCTCACCGAGGATCTGCCTGGCGCGCCGCACTTCCGTGCCATGGTCCTCTGCGCGCGCGCCCAGCTGGACATGGCCCTCGACTCCATGGACGAGGGCACCGCGCGCCTGGACGAAGCGCTGCGCAACGCCGTCCAGGCGCAGGACTACCCGATCGTGTCGCACGTCCTGGCGGGCCAGGCCGAACGGGCCCGCCTCCTCGGCGACCCCGTTCGCGCCGCCGAGCTGCTCGGCACCGCCGACGCCCTGCGCGGGACGCGGGACCTCTCTCTCGCCGACGCCCTCGACATCGAGGCGGCCACCCGCGCCGACCTCGGCGGGGAGGCGTTCACCGCCGCCTACGACCGCGGCCGGACCCGCACGTTCCAGGACGTCCTCCGCGACTTCGCCCTGTAG
- a CDS encoding NAD(P)/FAD-dependent oxidoreductase encodes MARTAEETSGAPHILIVGGGYVGMYTALRLQKKLKRELRRGEVKVTVVDPNSYMTYQPFLPEAAAGNISPRHVVVPLRRVLPKCTVRKARVTELNHDEGWAIVQPLAGPPERISYDYLVMAAGAVPRLLPIPGLAEHGISLKTVGEAIHLRNHVLEQLEIAESTDDVELRRKALTFVFVGGGFAGVEAVAELEDMTRDATKYMRKVTPQDLRFMLVEATDRILPEVGPDMGKWTAEQLRGRGIAVKMKTYLQSAVDGQIELSDGSSFPAGTLVWNAGVKPSPVVRHGDLPLDERGRVKGTEYLTIEGLVRAFTAGDNAAIPDLTQEGMFCPPNAQHAVRQAKLLGDNIVRSLRGKTLKPYVHGNLGAVAGLGLHKGVANPMGFKLKGWPAWFFHRSYHGAMVPTFNRKIRVIADWTLALFLKRETVSLATIEQPRADFELAALDEARAKARAAEGKAAENEAAESAA; translated from the coding sequence ATGGCCAGGACCGCCGAGGAGACCTCTGGCGCTCCCCACATCCTCATCGTGGGTGGCGGCTATGTGGGCATGTACACCGCGCTGCGTCTGCAGAAGAAGCTCAAGCGAGAGCTGAGACGCGGCGAGGTCAAGGTCACCGTCGTTGACCCGAACTCGTACATGACGTACCAGCCGTTCCTCCCCGAGGCCGCCGCCGGGAACATCTCCCCGCGGCACGTCGTCGTCCCGCTGCGCCGGGTGCTGCCCAAGTGCACCGTCCGCAAAGCGCGTGTCACCGAGCTGAACCACGACGAGGGCTGGGCGATCGTCCAGCCGCTGGCCGGGCCGCCGGAGCGGATCTCCTACGACTACCTGGTCATGGCCGCGGGCGCGGTGCCGCGGCTGCTGCCCATCCCCGGGCTCGCCGAGCACGGCATCAGCCTCAAGACCGTCGGCGAGGCCATCCACCTGCGCAACCACGTGCTGGAGCAGCTGGAGATCGCCGAGTCCACCGACGACGTCGAGCTGCGCCGCAAGGCGCTGACCTTCGTGTTCGTCGGCGGCGGGTTCGCCGGCGTCGAGGCCGTCGCCGAGCTGGAGGACATGACCCGCGACGCGACCAAGTACATGCGCAAGGTCACCCCGCAGGACCTGCGCTTCATGCTGGTCGAGGCGACCGACCGCATCCTGCCCGAGGTCGGCCCCGACATGGGCAAGTGGACCGCCGAGCAGCTGCGCGGCCGCGGCATCGCGGTGAAGATGAAGACCTACCTGCAGTCCGCGGTCGACGGCCAGATCGAGCTGTCGGACGGCAGCAGCTTCCCGGCCGGGACGCTGGTGTGGAACGCGGGCGTCAAGCCGTCGCCGGTCGTCCGGCACGGCGACCTGCCGCTGGACGAGCGGGGCCGCGTCAAGGGCACCGAGTACCTCACCATCGAGGGCCTGGTGCGGGCGTTCACCGCCGGCGACAACGCCGCCATCCCGGACCTGACGCAGGAGGGCATGTTCTGCCCGCCGAACGCGCAGCACGCCGTCCGGCAGGCCAAGCTGCTCGGCGACAACATCGTCCGGTCGCTGCGCGGCAAGACCCTGAAGCCCTACGTGCACGGCAACCTCGGCGCCGTCGCGGGCCTCGGCCTCCACAAGGGCGTCGCCAACCCGATGGGCTTCAAGCTCAAGGGCTGGCCGGCGTGGTTCTTCCACCGCAGCTACCACGGCGCGATGGTGCCGACCTTCAACCGCAAGATCCGCGTCATCGCGGACTGGACGCTCGCGCTGTTCCTCAAGCGCGAGACCGTCTCCCTCGCCACCATCGAGCAGCCGCGCGCCGACTTCGAGCTCGCGGCCCTCGACGAGGCCAGGGCGAAGGCCCGGGCCGCCGAGGGCAAGGCGGCCGAGAACGAGGCCGCCGAGTCCGCGGCCTGA
- a CDS encoding YbhB/YbcL family Raf kinase inhibitor-like protein has translation MMSRHRRPTAAAAGALALTAVLGGCGLIGQPQNKSAELSEWFTVTSPAFHDGGDLPPRYGCKTYPGGQGKTPPLRWSGPPGTKSFAIVADDPDASGGAYVHWVIAGIDGTVNEIVEGAQLDRTVEGLTTDKKAGYAPPCPPKGEEHRYRFTIYALDDPAPFQNGAALKDSLPAIAEHTIGRGRIIGNFGGEQAR, from the coding sequence ATGATGAGCAGACACCGGCGTCCGACGGCGGCCGCGGCGGGCGCCCTCGCCCTCACCGCGGTCCTGGGCGGCTGCGGCCTGATCGGCCAGCCGCAGAACAAGAGCGCCGAACTGTCGGAGTGGTTCACCGTGACCAGCCCGGCCTTCCACGATGGCGGCGACTTGCCCCCGCGGTACGGCTGCAAGACGTACCCTGGCGGACAGGGCAAGACCCCGCCGCTCCGGTGGTCGGGCCCGCCCGGAACCAAGTCGTTCGCGATCGTGGCGGACGACCCGGACGCCTCCGGCGGCGCCTACGTCCACTGGGTCATCGCGGGCATCGACGGGACGGTGAACGAGATCGTCGAGGGCGCCCAGCTGGACAGGACCGTCGAAGGGTTGACCACGGACAAGAAGGCGGGCTACGCGCCACCCTGCCCGCCCAAGGGAGAAGAGCATCGGTACCGGTTCACCATCTACGCGCTGGACGATCCGGCACCGTTCCAGAACGGCGCCGCACTGAAGGACTCGCTCCCCGCCATCGCCGAGCACACCATCGGCCGCGGGCGGATCATCGGGAACTTCGGCGGCGAGCAGGCGCGTTGA